The proteins below are encoded in one region of Paraburkholderia phenazinium:
- a CDS encoding LacI family DNA-binding transcriptional regulator, with protein sequence MTDIAKLTGVSQSTVSLVLNNATGAKFSETTRNKVLKAAHDLGYRLSPREPVFASKDERNLIVYLADEISTSPHPVVNIDGARDAAYASGKMLAVYSTHGNADVEQQVLETTLSNPQLFGVIYATVYTRKVTLPAALSRVPTVLLNCYTSEGGQSSVVPAEVAGGHIATEYLLNAGHRRIAYINGEPWQDASKDRQKGYRTALATADLPFAPELVRDGDWSSGLGFEHTLSLMRETNPPTAIFCANDLTALGAIEAIKQLGLRVPEDVSVLGYDDQEIARHTHPPLSTVVLPNYELGRWAVETLLQEEQNRAAGAPVRHRMVKLDGPLVERASVRVITEAKSPIINIISD encoded by the coding sequence ATGACCGACATCGCCAAACTCACTGGCGTGTCGCAGTCGACGGTTTCGCTCGTCCTGAACAACGCGACCGGCGCGAAATTCTCCGAGACCACCCGCAACAAGGTACTGAAGGCGGCCCACGATCTCGGCTACCGGCTCTCGCCGCGCGAACCGGTTTTTGCCTCCAAGGACGAACGCAACCTGATCGTCTATCTCGCCGATGAAATCTCGACGAGTCCGCATCCGGTCGTCAATATCGACGGCGCCCGCGACGCGGCCTACGCGAGCGGCAAGATGCTGGCGGTCTACTCGACTCACGGGAACGCGGACGTCGAGCAGCAGGTGCTCGAAACCACGCTGTCGAACCCACAACTGTTCGGCGTGATCTATGCAACGGTCTACACGCGCAAGGTGACGCTGCCCGCCGCGCTCTCGCGCGTGCCGACCGTGCTGCTCAACTGCTACACGAGCGAGGGCGGCCAGTCGTCGGTGGTGCCAGCGGAAGTCGCGGGCGGCCATATCGCCACCGAGTACCTGCTGAATGCCGGCCACCGGCGCATCGCCTACATCAACGGCGAACCCTGGCAGGACGCGTCGAAAGACCGCCAGAAAGGCTATCGCACCGCGCTCGCCACCGCCGACCTGCCGTTCGCCCCTGAACTCGTGCGCGACGGCGACTGGAGTTCGGGTCTCGGCTTCGAACACACGCTCTCGCTGATGCGCGAGACGAATCCGCCGACGGCGATCTTCTGCGCCAACGACCTGACCGCGCTCGGTGCGATCGAGGCCATCAAGCAGCTAGGGCTGCGAGTCCCGGAAGACGTTTCCGTGCTCGGCTACGACGACCAGGAAATTGCCCGCCACACGCACCCACCGCTCTCGACCGTGGTGCTGCCGAACTACGAGCTGGGCCGCTGGGCAGTCGAAACCCTGCTGCAGGAGGAACAGAACCGTGCGGCCGGCGCACCGGTGCGGCACCGCATGGTGAAGCTCGACGGCCCGCTCGTCGAACGCGCCTCAGTGAGGGTAATTACCGAGGCAAAATCACCCATAATTAATATTATTAGTGATTGA
- a CDS encoding ABC transporter substrate-binding protein, translated as MASLKRQSRGQRVHQLTASPLAASLVALALGFGVATAHADDALPKIPNKTPLKVGFAQTESNNPWRLAETKSMKDTAAKCGWQLVVTDANGSNAKQVSDIQNMIAQHVDLLVFPPREEKPLSPVVLQAKKAGIPVILVDRDVDHSVAKPGQDYITFIGSDFINQGQRAADWLVKATNGKAKIIELEGTTGASAANDRKKGFDDVIAKHPDMQIIASQDGDFSRDKGRQVMETLLQAHPDVTAVYAHNDEMALGAIAAIKAAGKQPGKDIQIVTIDGTKGGMDAIAAGELGASVQSSPFFGPLACDVAQKFAKGEKIPTWVKVSDRFYDKSNVQQNMQYGY; from the coding sequence ATGGCATCGCTCAAACGGCAATCGCGCGGACAACGGGTTCATCAACTGACCGCATCCCCACTGGCTGCATCCCTTGTGGCACTGGCACTCGGCTTTGGCGTCGCGACGGCACACGCCGACGATGCCCTGCCCAAGATCCCCAACAAGACTCCGCTGAAGGTCGGCTTCGCCCAGACCGAAAGCAACAATCCGTGGCGTCTCGCGGAAACCAAGAGCATGAAGGACACCGCCGCCAAGTGCGGCTGGCAGCTGGTCGTCACCGACGCCAACGGCTCGAACGCCAAGCAGGTCTCGGACATCCAGAACATGATCGCGCAGCACGTCGATCTGCTGGTGTTCCCGCCGCGTGAAGAAAAGCCGCTCTCGCCAGTCGTCCTGCAAGCCAAGAAAGCCGGCATTCCGGTGATTCTGGTGGACCGTGACGTCGATCACTCGGTCGCCAAGCCGGGCCAGGACTACATCACATTCATCGGCTCCGACTTTATCAATCAGGGCCAGCGCGCCGCCGACTGGCTGGTGAAGGCCACCAACGGCAAGGCCAAGATCATCGAACTCGAAGGCACAACGGGCGCCTCCGCGGCCAACGATCGCAAGAAGGGCTTCGACGACGTGATCGCCAAGCATCCGGACATGCAGATCATTGCCTCGCAGGACGGCGATTTCTCGCGTGACAAGGGCCGCCAGGTCATGGAAACCTTGCTGCAAGCCCATCCGGACGTGACTGCGGTCTACGCGCATAACGACGAAATGGCACTTGGCGCGATTGCGGCGATCAAGGCCGCTGGCAAGCAGCCAGGCAAGGATATCCAGATCGTGACGATCGACGGCACCAAGGGCGGCATGGATGCCATCGCAGCGGGCGAACTCGGTGCAAGCGTGCAGTCGAGCCCGTTCTTCGGCCCGTTGGCCTGCGACGTCGCGCAGAAATTCGCCAAGGGCGAAAAGATCCCGACCTGGGTCAAGGTCTCGGACCGCTTCTACGACAAGAGCAACGTGCAGCAGAACATGCAGTACGGCTATTGA
- a CDS encoding ABC transporter permease, with product MKKNLPILLALVALVVLGLVRYEHFGSAYNINSFWRYNSMFALISVGMAFVIITGGIDLSVGTVAAMSSIVAALISPYGGWVAVLAGSVAGLIVGVVNGIIITRLKILPFITTLATSLGAHGVALLLGKNDAVSIAADSNFGNFGQGDLFGMPIPGIVALVAAVAGWLALRSTRFGRHSLAIGGSEEAARLMGLNVDRTLVTAYAVSGLLAGMAGVILAAQFGAGQPNEGVGWELFAISAVVLGGTLLTGGEGSIAMTIAGVLLLGLVFNLLNFENGLGFISLSAYWQSVIRGVFLLLVIVMQARVLKQRGRKRAAVTA from the coding sequence ATGAAAAAGAATCTCCCCATCCTGCTCGCGCTCGTCGCACTCGTGGTGCTCGGGCTCGTGCGCTACGAACACTTCGGCTCGGCGTACAACATCAATTCGTTCTGGCGCTACAACTCGATGTTTGCGCTGATTTCGGTCGGCATGGCGTTCGTCATCATCACGGGCGGCATCGACCTCTCGGTGGGCACCGTGGCGGCGATGTCCAGCATCGTGGCCGCGCTCATCAGCCCCTATGGCGGCTGGGTCGCCGTGCTCGCCGGTTCTGTGGCGGGGCTGATCGTGGGTGTGGTGAACGGCATCATCATCACGCGTCTGAAGATCCTGCCGTTTATCACGACGCTCGCCACCAGTCTTGGCGCACACGGCGTCGCGCTGCTGCTCGGCAAGAACGACGCCGTGTCGATTGCCGCCGATTCGAATTTTGGCAATTTCGGCCAGGGCGACCTGTTCGGCATGCCGATTCCCGGTATTGTCGCGCTCGTCGCGGCGGTGGCCGGGTGGCTCGCGCTGCGCAGCACGCGCTTCGGGCGGCATTCGCTCGCCATCGGCGGTAGCGAGGAAGCTGCACGCCTGATGGGGCTGAACGTGGACCGCACACTGGTGACGGCTTATGCGGTGAGCGGCTTGCTGGCGGGTATGGCGGGCGTGATACTCGCGGCGCAGTTCGGCGCCGGGCAGCCGAATGAAGGAGTCGGCTGGGAGCTGTTCGCGATCTCCGCCGTAGTGCTGGGCGGCACGCTGCTGACCGGCGGCGAAGGCTCGATTGCGATGACGATTGCCGGTGTGCTGCTGCTCGGGCTGGTGTTCAACCTGCTCAACTTCGAAAACGGGCTCGGCTTCATCAGCCTCTCGGCGTACTGGCAATCTGTGATTCGTGGCGTGTTCCTGCTGCTGGTGATCGTCATGCAGGCTCGTGTGCTGAAGCAGCGCGGTCGCAAACGCGCAGCTGTAACGGCTTGA
- a CDS encoding aldose 1-epimerase yields MRDVSLNPIRPSAADAFSLDDPNLIALASGAMRVLVAPHVGGAIAAYYEVAAAGPVHWMRPATDAALAERDPLRMASFPLLPYCNRIRDARFVFEGRTVDLAGDGNRFAHALHGHAWRRPWQVGTVTANSVELHFEHEPDPHAQGDWPFRYCAMQRIELAGDTLRVTLSARNLAGQPMPFGMGHHPYYPRTAETRVYAQVQGMWHADGEVLPTHLGPHPAVDAMREGMSAGAFDLDNNFAGWSRSATIAWPDEGRRLTLTAQAPFDHLVVFAPAAEALLCVEPVTNTTDCFNATDPREHVGGCVLMPDEEMTATVNWTPQRV; encoded by the coding sequence ATGCGCGATGTTTCCCTGAATCCGATCCGGCCATCTGCGGCAGACGCGTTCTCGCTGGACGATCCCAACCTGATCGCTCTGGCGAGCGGCGCGATGCGCGTGCTGGTCGCGCCGCATGTAGGCGGTGCGATTGCGGCGTACTACGAGGTCGCAGCAGCCGGACCGGTCCACTGGATGCGGCCCGCGACCGACGCTGCGCTCGCCGAACGCGATCCGCTGCGTATGGCAAGTTTCCCGCTGCTGCCGTATTGCAACCGTATCCGCGATGCGCGCTTCGTCTTCGAAGGCCGAACGGTCGATCTGGCGGGCGATGGCAACCGTTTCGCCCACGCGCTGCATGGGCACGCATGGCGTCGGCCGTGGCAGGTCGGCACGGTGACGGCGAATTCGGTGGAGCTGCACTTTGAACATGAGCCTGATCCGCATGCGCAGGGTGACTGGCCGTTTCGCTATTGCGCGATGCAACGGATCGAACTGGCGGGGGATACGTTGCGCGTGACCTTATCCGCGCGGAATCTGGCTGGGCAGCCGATGCCGTTTGGCATGGGGCATCACCCGTATTACCCGCGCACCGCGGAAACCCGCGTATACGCGCAGGTTCAAGGGATGTGGCACGCCGACGGCGAGGTGCTGCCGACACATCTTGGCCCGCATCCGGCGGTCGACGCGATGCGCGAAGGCATGTCAGCCGGTGCGTTCGATCTCGACAACAACTTTGCCGGCTGGTCGCGCAGCGCGACGATTGCCTGGCCCGACGAGGGTCGCCGGCTGACGTTGACGGCACAAGCGCCGTTCGATCATCTGGTGGTATTCGCGCCGGCTGCCGAGGCGCTGCTGTGCGTCGAACCGGTTACGAACACCACCGATTGCTTTAACGCCACCGACCCGCGTGAGCACGTGGGTGGCTGCGTGTTGATGCCGGACGAGGAGATGACGGCGACGGTGAACTGGACGCCGCAGCGGGTCTAG
- a CDS encoding AAA family ATPase, whose amino-acid sequence MTTAMVKQEIAVASFSKVYDLDRVETALNDLGEGANDALRSTYEKMLKTGNLRFCVKPNRMPSIDDLVEALPNFSEPLDDVRKQVALCLETEDRLELMPILLLGDPGIGKTHFAKQLARLLGTAYHYVAMSSLTAGWILSGASSQWKNAKPGKVFDALVHGSYANPVIAVDEIDKATGDSQYDPLGALYALLEHDTAQTFIDEFAEIPINAGHVIWIATANDARSIPEPILNRMNVYEIPPPDLEGARRIAQSIYNEIRSAHGWGLRFPVELGDAALDALKHASPREMRRAILNGFGAARIDDRDWIGAEDIRLDYGNRRKPIGF is encoded by the coding sequence ATGACAACAGCAATGGTCAAACAGGAAATCGCAGTGGCGTCGTTCAGCAAGGTCTACGACCTCGATCGGGTCGAAACCGCGTTGAACGATCTTGGCGAAGGCGCGAACGATGCGCTGCGCTCCACTTACGAAAAAATGCTGAAGACCGGCAATTTACGCTTTTGCGTGAAGCCGAACCGGATGCCGTCCATCGACGATCTGGTCGAAGCGCTGCCGAACTTCAGCGAGCCGCTCGACGATGTGCGCAAACAGGTTGCGTTGTGCCTCGAAACCGAGGACCGGCTCGAACTGATGCCGATTCTGCTGCTTGGCGACCCCGGTATCGGCAAGACGCATTTTGCGAAGCAGCTCGCGCGCTTGCTGGGCACCGCGTATCACTACGTCGCGATGAGTTCGCTGACCGCGGGCTGGATTCTTTCGGGTGCATCGTCGCAATGGAAGAACGCGAAGCCCGGTAAAGTTTTCGATGCACTCGTGCATGGGAGCTACGCGAATCCGGTGATTGCCGTCGACGAAATCGACAAGGCCACGGGCGATTCGCAATACGATCCGCTCGGTGCGCTGTATGCGCTGCTGGAGCACGATACGGCGCAAACCTTTATCGACGAATTTGCCGAGATTCCGATCAACGCGGGGCACGTGATCTGGATCGCGACTGCTAACGACGCGCGCTCGATTCCCGAGCCGATTCTCAACCGGATGAACGTCTACGAAATTCCGCCGCCGGATCTGGAAGGTGCACGCCGGATTGCCCAGTCGATCTATAACGAAATCCGCTCTGCGCACGGCTGGGGATTGCGTTTCCCGGTCGAACTCGGTGACGCCGCGCTCGACGCACTAAAGCACGCTTCGCCGCGTGAAATGCGCCGCGCGATTCTGAACGGCTTCGGTGCGGCGCGCATCGACGACCGTGACTGGATCGGCGCAGAAGATATCCGGCTGGATTACGGCAACCGGCGCAAACCGATCGGCTTCTAG
- a CDS encoding sugar ABC transporter ATP-binding protein translates to MTQSGSPTPPSPSAGRSPLLEMQDIQISFGGVPALRNANLSVAAGEVHALIGQNGAGKSTMIKILTGAYRRGGGTVRFEGREIDFRTPKEAREAGISTIYQEINLVPFRSVAENIFLGREPRRFGLIDWRAVQQRAAALLESFGLQIDVKKPVRTYSTAIQQMVALARAVSSDAKMVIMDESTSSLDEREVELLFTVVRKLRDDGRAVIFVSHRLDELYALCDRVTVMRDGQTVAQSTMAEMDKLQLVTTMLGRTLAAVVQEDATAREANLARRGARVMAAHNLSAHPKVSDVSLEVHAGEAVGLAGLLGSGRTETMRLMFGADPLEQGTLSLGGETVTLKSPQDAIARGLAYLTEDRKGDGIVPELSVRDNLTLVCLRTLAKHGIVDVKKQQAIVERFIASLGIKLRSPDQPIRELSGGNQQKVLLARWLAAEPSLLLLDEPTRGIDVGAKADVAKIVRELRDAGLAVLLSASELEELTAVADRAVVIRDGRTVAELNGAQMSESSIMDAIAWGSDGSSQLVEAAHSAHIEDALEGDRHGA, encoded by the coding sequence GTGACGCAATCCGGCAGCCCTACGCCGCCGTCTCCCAGCGCCGGACGTTCGCCGCTGCTGGAGATGCAGGACATCCAGATCAGTTTCGGCGGCGTGCCCGCCTTGCGCAACGCGAATCTGAGCGTCGCCGCAGGTGAAGTGCACGCGCTGATCGGCCAGAACGGCGCCGGTAAATCCACCATGATCAAGATCCTCACCGGCGCCTACCGGCGAGGCGGTGGAACGGTGCGTTTCGAAGGCCGCGAGATCGATTTCCGCACGCCGAAGGAAGCGCGCGAAGCGGGCATCAGCACGATCTATCAGGAGATCAATCTGGTGCCGTTCCGCTCGGTGGCCGAGAACATATTTCTGGGTCGTGAGCCGCGCCGCTTCGGTCTGATCGACTGGCGCGCGGTGCAGCAGCGCGCCGCTGCACTGCTCGAATCGTTCGGTTTGCAGATCGATGTGAAGAAACCCGTGCGCACCTATTCGACCGCCATTCAGCAGATGGTTGCGCTTGCTCGCGCGGTGTCGTCCGACGCGAAGATGGTGATCATGGACGAATCCACCTCGTCGCTCGACGAACGCGAAGTGGAATTGCTGTTCACCGTGGTGCGCAAGCTGCGCGACGATGGCCGTGCGGTGATTTTCGTGTCGCACCGGCTCGATGAACTCTACGCGTTGTGCGACCGCGTCACGGTGATGCGCGATGGCCAAACCGTCGCACAAAGCACGATGGCCGAGATGGACAAGCTGCAGCTCGTGACGACGATGCTCGGCCGCACGCTGGCCGCCGTCGTTCAGGAAGATGCCACGGCGCGTGAGGCCAACCTCGCGCGCCGCGGCGCACGGGTCATGGCGGCGCACAACCTGAGCGCCCATCCGAAAGTCAGCGACGTCTCGCTCGAAGTGCACGCCGGCGAAGCCGTGGGCCTCGCCGGCCTGCTCGGTTCGGGCCGCACGGAGACGATGCGGCTGATGTTCGGTGCCGATCCGCTCGAGCAAGGCACGCTCTCCCTGGGTGGCGAAACCGTCACGCTGAAGTCGCCGCAGGATGCAATCGCCCGTGGCCTCGCCTACCTCACAGAAGACCGCAAAGGCGACGGCATCGTCCCCGAACTGTCGGTGCGCGACAACCTCACGCTTGTCTGTCTACGCACGCTCGCGAAACACGGCATCGTGGATGTCAAAAAACAGCAGGCGATTGTCGAGCGTTTCATTGCCTCGCTCGGCATCAAGCTACGTTCGCCGGATCAGCCGATCCGCGAGCTGTCCGGCGGCAATCAGCAAAAGGTGTTGCTCGCGCGCTGGCTCGCCGCCGAACCGTCGCTGCTGCTGCTCGACGAGCCGACCCGCGGCATCGACGTCGGCGCCAAGGCGGATGTCGCGAAGATCGTGCGCGAACTGCGCGACGCCGGCCTTGCGGTGCTGCTGTCGGCCTCGGAACTGGAAGAACTGACCGCCGTGGCCGACCGCGCCGTCGTGATCCGCGACGGTCGCACGGTCGCCGAACTGAACGGCGCGCAGATGAGCGAAAGCAGCATCATGGACGCCATTGCCTGGGGCAGCGACGGCTCGTCGCAACTCGTCGAAGCCGCCCACTCTGCCCACATTGAAGACGCGCTGGAGGGCGACCGTCATGGCGCTTAA
- a CDS encoding ABC transporter permease, protein MLATTDGAAQERAKKRHRLTIQREVIVLLAMLVFNLLFTQHFWSLQTFNVNLTQVVTIVIVGIGMTLVVATGGIDLSVGASMAISGALAPMLFMNIPGPGGIALAFVLPVIAAAACGVFNGLLVTRLSVQPIVATLVLFIAGRGIAQVVTDGSLQAFDNPAFQWIALGKVGGVPFQVLLMFALVALFVWVVRKTLFGQYLLITGGNEKAAYLCGIPTSRVKLIAYTICAALAGLAGLISISVNSSSDANVVGLGIELDAIAAVAVGGTALTGGKAYIGGTLIGALIIQLLRYTLLAHGIPDAAALVVKAAIIIAAVYVQRRSR, encoded by the coding sequence CTGCTCGCCACCACGGACGGCGCCGCGCAGGAACGCGCGAAGAAACGCCACCGTCTGACCATCCAGCGCGAAGTCATCGTGCTGCTGGCCATGCTGGTCTTCAACCTGCTGTTCACACAGCACTTCTGGTCGCTGCAGACGTTCAACGTCAACCTGACCCAGGTGGTGACGATCGTGATCGTCGGCATCGGCATGACGCTGGTGGTGGCCACAGGCGGCATCGACCTCTCGGTGGGCGCGTCGATGGCGATTTCCGGTGCGCTCGCGCCGATGCTGTTCATGAATATCCCGGGGCCCGGCGGCATTGCGCTAGCGTTTGTGCTGCCGGTTATCGCCGCAGCGGCCTGCGGGGTGTTCAACGGGCTGCTGGTGACGAGGCTCTCTGTCCAGCCGATTGTCGCCACGCTGGTGCTGTTCATTGCCGGGCGCGGCATCGCCCAGGTGGTGACCGACGGCAGCCTGCAGGCGTTCGACAACCCCGCGTTCCAATGGATCGCGCTTGGCAAGGTGGGCGGCGTGCCGTTCCAGGTGCTGCTGATGTTCGCGCTGGTCGCGCTGTTTGTCTGGGTCGTGCGCAAAACGTTGTTCGGCCAGTACCTGCTCATCACCGGCGGCAACGAAAAGGCTGCGTACCTGTGCGGCATACCGACTTCGCGCGTCAAGCTGATCGCCTACACGATATGCGCTGCGCTGGCAGGTCTGGCGGGACTGATTTCGATCTCGGTGAATTCGTCCTCGGATGCGAACGTGGTCGGCCTGGGCATTGAGCTCGATGCCATCGCCGCCGTCGCGGTCGGCGGTACCGCATTGACGGGCGGCAAGGCGTATATCGGCGGCACGCTGATCGGCGCGCTGATCATCCAGTTGCTGCGCTACACCCTGCTCGCGCATGGCATTCCCGACGCAGCGGCGCTGGTCGTCAAGGCGGCCATCATCATTGCGGCCGTGTACGTGCAACGGCGCTCGCGCTGA
- a CDS encoding endonuclease/exonuclease/phosphatase family protein yields the protein MRNPEELIRESAQPKDFIAVSWNLHKGRTPLGFQAWQAMQRWVQSTHADAYFLQEAMARRMPAPVLSGGFGAPLRDPLDDIWHCQATEIARSLELQIALGPNVFKPSWRHGNAILSPHPLDLGGRWDISAHRFEKRGLLVARATFAGHSVTLLCAHLALTRAARLRQMHWIAHWIAKEAPEGPLVLAGDFNDWRNDSVPLFGEHGMHEVATLLGESGRTFPAFSPALALDKMFVRGMKPVEWIQPTQETAWLSDHLPYMARLRVE from the coding sequence ATGCGAAACCCCGAAGAACTCATCCGCGAGAGCGCCCAGCCTAAGGATTTCATCGCAGTAAGCTGGAACCTGCACAAGGGCCGCACGCCGCTTGGCTTTCAGGCCTGGCAGGCGATGCAGCGCTGGGTGCAGTCGACCCACGCCGACGCCTATTTCCTGCAGGAAGCGATGGCGCGGCGCATGCCGGCGCCGGTGTTGTCGGGCGGCTTTGGCGCGCCGTTGCGCGATCCGCTCGACGACATCTGGCATTGTCAGGCTACCGAAATCGCGCGCTCGCTGGAGTTGCAGATCGCGCTCGGGCCGAACGTATTCAAGCCGTCGTGGCGGCATGGCAATGCAATTCTCTCGCCGCACCCGCTCGATCTCGGCGGACGCTGGGACATCTCCGCACATCGCTTTGAGAAGCGCGGCCTGCTGGTGGCGCGCGCCACTTTCGCGGGTCATTCGGTGACGTTGCTGTGCGCGCATCTGGCGCTCACGCGCGCGGCGCGGCTGAGGCAGATGCACTGGATCGCGCACTGGATTGCAAAAGAGGCGCCAGAAGGGCCGCTAGTTTTGGCTGGGGACTTCAACGACTGGCGCAACGACTCGGTGCCGCTCTTCGGCGAACATGGCATGCATGAAGTGGCAACGTTGCTTGGCGAATCCGGCCGGACCTTCCCGGCGTTTTCACCAGCGCTCGCGCTGGACAAGATGTTCGTGCGAGGCATGAAACCGGTCGAATGGATCCAGCCCACCCAGGAGACCGCGTGGCTGTCCGATCATTTGCCGTATATGGCGCGTTTGCGGGTGGAATGA